Proteins encoded within one genomic window of uncultured Desulfobacter sp.:
- the istA gene encoding IS21 family transposase, which yields MLKVDQYDYIRTAHRVYGKAIKELARETGHSKNTIKKILKQEYIGYKQRSKQPYPVLGPYIQEIDRWLGDDKDKPYKQRHTATRIYHRLKSELEYSGGETTVRRYVREAKLRLGLTNQQAFIPSDPTTAQEAEVDWGNCQAVIAGEPVKLKLFCIRSKCSGKHFVRCYPCERQQALFDAHIQAFSFFGGVFPVLIYDNLTTVVQKVFKGKKRHLQESYNRFKAYYNFDPRFCNPGQGHEKGGIEGLVGYARRNYMVPIPHADSLDELNTRLLDDCMAYGEHRIAGQTQSVNELFESEKQVLLPLPTTSFSNVETFMVRVNKYATVIIDKNRYSVPTRYAYMRVQAIVEIDQVIIYWSGRKISTHHRLYGNNKWSLKPEHYLELIRQRPQSFDTARPILQWRDQWPDCLEKLLEHFRRKNGVTKGTREFVTVLMLYEKYAVDKIEAAVKEALKSNVGCSNALKQILHSQNISMESQFDPLSNWETLPPADISAYEQLGGIL from the coding sequence ATGCTTAAAGTGGATCAGTATGATTACATCCGAACAGCTCACCGTGTTTATGGAAAGGCCATTAAAGAGCTTGCCAGAGAAACCGGCCATTCAAAAAACACCATAAAAAAAATTTTAAAGCAGGAATACATTGGCTACAAGCAACGATCTAAACAGCCATATCCCGTTCTTGGTCCTTATATCCAGGAGATAGACCGCTGGCTTGGCGATGACAAGGACAAGCCATACAAACAGCGACATACAGCAACCCGGATATACCATCGTCTGAAATCGGAACTCGAGTATTCCGGTGGAGAGACGACGGTTCGCCGTTATGTGCGTGAGGCAAAGCTGAGGCTGGGTTTAACGAATCAGCAGGCATTTATCCCATCAGATCCGACGACTGCCCAGGAAGCCGAGGTAGACTGGGGAAACTGTCAGGCAGTTATTGCCGGCGAACCCGTGAAGCTGAAATTATTTTGCATACGTTCAAAATGTTCGGGCAAACACTTTGTTCGCTGTTATCCCTGTGAAAGGCAGCAAGCTTTATTTGACGCTCATATCCAGGCCTTTTCATTTTTTGGAGGCGTGTTCCCAGTTCTTATCTATGACAATCTGACAACAGTCGTACAAAAGGTATTTAAAGGAAAAAAACGTCATCTTCAGGAATCTTATAATCGGTTCAAGGCCTATTACAACTTCGATCCAAGGTTTTGCAATCCCGGCCAGGGCCATGAAAAAGGTGGGATTGAAGGCCTGGTCGGCTACGCTCGAAGAAATTATATGGTTCCTATCCCACATGCTGACAGCCTGGACGAATTGAACACGCGCCTCCTCGATGATTGCATGGCCTATGGAGAGCATCGCATCGCCGGTCAAACACAAAGCGTCAATGAATTGTTTGAATCAGAAAAGCAGGTATTGCTGCCATTGCCGACAACATCGTTCAGTAACGTTGAGACGTTCATGGTCAGGGTAAACAAATATGCCACCGTTATTATTGACAAGAACCGGTATTCTGTCCCGACGCGCTATGCTTACATGAGAGTGCAGGCGATAGTAGAGATAGACCAGGTGATCATTTATTGGAGCGGCAGAAAAATAAGCACCCATCATCGGTTATATGGAAATAATAAGTGGAGTTTAAAACCGGAACATTATCTGGAGTTGATTCGTCAGCGTCCACAATCATTTGATACCGCCCGGCCAATTTTACAATGGCGTGATCAATGGCCGGATTGCCTGGAAAAGTTATTAGAACATTTTCGCCGGAAAAACGGTGTAACCAAAGGTACCCGGGAATTTGTCACCGTGCTGATGCTGTACGAAAAATATGCTGTCGACAAGATCGAAGCAGCCGTAAAGGAAGCACTGAAAAGCAATGTCGGCTGCAGCAATGCTCTCAAGCAGATTTTACACAGTCAAAACATCTCTATGGAGTCCCAATTTGATCCTTTGTCGAACTGGGAGACACTGCCCCCTGCTGACATCTCGGCATACGAACAGCTTGGAGGTATCTTATGA
- the istB gene encoding IS21-like element helper ATPase IstB: MNPAVQAVLTQHLKTLKLSTMEKELEGQIRQAHEAACGYDEFLLNLVEAEVQIRQENGRKRRLKEARFPMQKPLETFDFEAAPDLDARLIKELSTGTFIKEARNIILIGKSGAGKTHLATSIGMEACRYGHRVRFITGCGLANELTEAREQQALGRMIKRYAGYGLLILDELGYVPFSKIGAELLFQVLTERHERRSIIITTNLGFGDWTQVFGDANLTAALLDRVTHRAHIIQCNWDSYRLKQTLKSRG, encoded by the coding sequence ATGAACCCAGCAGTCCAGGCAGTCCTCACACAGCACTTAAAAACGCTGAAGCTCTCGACGATGGAAAAAGAGTTGGAAGGTCAGATCCGGCAGGCGCATGAGGCGGCCTGCGGCTACGATGAGTTTTTATTGAATCTTGTTGAAGCGGAAGTTCAAATACGGCAGGAAAACGGTCGCAAGCGACGTCTCAAGGAAGCCAGGTTCCCGATGCAGAAACCGCTTGAAACATTTGATTTTGAGGCTGCCCCTGATTTGGACGCCCGGTTGATCAAAGAACTTTCAACAGGGACATTCATTAAAGAAGCCCGGAATATAATTTTGATAGGTAAAAGCGGAGCCGGTAAAACCCATCTGGCAACCAGCATCGGGATGGAAGCCTGCCGGTATGGACATCGAGTTCGTTTTATTACTGGTTGTGGGCTTGCAAACGAACTGACGGAGGCCAGGGAACAACAGGCTCTGGGTAGAATGATAAAACGATATGCCGGTTATGGGCTGTTGATTCTTGATGAATTGGGGTACGTCCCGTTCAGTAAAATCGGCGCTGAATTATTGTTCCAAGTCCTTACCGAGCGCCATGAAAGACGTTCGATCATCATCACTACCAATCTTGGTTTTGGTGATTGGACGCAGGTGTTTGGCGATGCAAATCTTACCGCTGCTCTGCTGGATCGTGTCACTCACCGGGCTCACATTATTCAATGTAACTGGGACAGTTATCGACTTAAACAGACTTTAAAATCGAGAGGATAA
- a CDS encoding retention module-containing protein yields the protein MTHAGIIKAIIGNVSARTPDGQIRQLFVGDVIYENEIIETGAGSGVTIELNDGRTLDLSENSQFAIDETVVTTVDSPNAIVTEVEELQAALEAGEEIPEEETEAGEEDEGYIYDLSYYAGHQFGGKVYSYLFGPGYGEEDEGQDYNSAYIFEQELEPELRPDIDDYIEGSTDDDIIYGYEGNDTIYAGYGNDRIYGGPGSDNIYGQEGDDIIDAGSGNDIIDGGSGFDTLIVTSETELDFSNVSNIESIDLNEDRLLLAWSKFWI from the coding sequence ATGACACACGCCGGAATCATTAAAGCAATCATAGGCAATGTAAGTGCACGGACTCCAGATGGCCAAATTCGCCAACTCTTCGTCGGTGACGTGATTTATGAAAATGAAATCATTGAAACGGGAGCCGGTTCAGGGGTCACCATTGAGCTGAACGATGGAAGAACACTGGACTTGTCGGAAAACAGCCAATTCGCCATTGATGAAACCGTCGTTACAACCGTCGACTCACCAAATGCGATTGTTACGGAAGTCGAAGAACTTCAGGCGGCCCTGGAAGCGGGTGAAGAGATCCCTGAAGAAGAGACTGAAGCAGGAGAGGAAGATGAGGGATATATCTATGATCTTTCCTACTATGCAGGCCATCAATTCGGAGGCAAAGTCTATAGCTATCTGTTCGGACCTGGATATGGTGAGGAAGATGAAGGACAAGATTATAATTCTGCCTATATATTTGAACAAGAACTTGAACCGGAACTTAGACCGGATATTGACGATTATATTGAAGGCAGCACCGATGATGACATTATTTACGGATATGAAGGTAATGACACGATATATGCAGGGTATGGTAATGATCGAATCTACGGCGGTCCCGGATCTGACAACATTTACGGACAGGAAGGTGATGACATCATTGATGCAGGATCAGGAAATGATATAATCGACGGGGGTTCCGGATTTGACACCCTGATTGTCACCAGCGAGACTGAGCTTGATTTCAGTAATGTCAGCAATATTGAAAGCATCGACCTGAATGAGGACCGATTACTCTTAGCCTGGAGCAAATTTTGGATATGA
- a CDS encoding response regulator transcription factor yields the protein MVSVHIYSKDLNLVQQCRDLFGGRKKTKHFSADKTLAEYDISSNDILIIDFDACDEKDLPKIVCPCLALVAIPQKDQALRLLQKGIRAYGNRYMHEENLKQAVTTLKAGQIWLPPAIISQVISALPAAKTEDEGEELLNILTSREAEVAKWLVNGLSNQEISEKMFVSVRTVKAHLTSIFKKTGCRNRLELATRMK from the coding sequence ATGGTGTCTGTCCATATTTATAGCAAAGATCTGAACCTGGTCCAGCAATGCAGGGATTTGTTCGGCGGCAGAAAAAAGACAAAACACTTCTCGGCTGACAAAACACTTGCCGAGTATGATATTTCATCAAATGATATTCTAATCATTGATTTTGACGCCTGTGATGAAAAAGACCTGCCAAAAATTGTCTGCCCTTGTCTGGCCCTTGTTGCCATCCCCCAGAAAGATCAGGCATTGCGGCTTTTGCAAAAGGGGATACGGGCGTACGGTAACCGGTATATGCATGAAGAGAATTTAAAACAGGCGGTGACAACCCTTAAAGCAGGCCAAATCTGGTTGCCCCCGGCCATCATCTCCCAGGTAATCTCGGCATTACCGGCGGCCAAAACCGAAGATGAAGGAGAGGAACTGTTGAACATTTTGACATCCCGTGAAGCAGAAGTGGCCAAGTGGCTGGTTAACGGCTTGTCAAACCAGGAAATCAGCGAAAAAATGTTTGTCTCCGTCCGAACGGTTAAAGCCCACCTGACCTCTATTTTTAAAAAAACCGGCTGCCGTAACCGGCTTGAACTTGCGACCCGGATGAAATAG
- a CDS encoding PEP-CTERM sorting domain-containing protein — translation MKINRVLFLMGFLLIFVLTNQVSATTISIEDDLVSQGWAIDDSLGTVEIVTSSTGVWGDTVIASAYYGDNFAQLTGTSSISFYGSWTAGETITFQWAFSAFTELADYVYFRAEDEDFRLAQAGLATTGTNASGIVDVFVGDTYGWEVGTYTFDTNYIGNLIFGISNHSISDSDSKFMVDMEMTAVPEPASLFLLGSGLIAIARIWRKKS, via the coding sequence ATGAAAATAAATAGAGTTTTATTTTTAATGGGGTTTTTATTAATTTTCGTTCTGACGAACCAGGTATCTGCCACAACGATATCGATTGAGGATGATCTTGTAAGCCAAGGATGGGCGATTGATGATTCTTTGGGTACAGTGGAAATAGTGACTTCGAGTACAGGTGTTTGGGGCGACACTGTTATAGCAAGTGCTTACTATGGAGACAACTTTGCACAATTAACAGGTACATCTTCTATTTCTTTTTATGGATCTTGGACTGCAGGTGAAACAATTACATTTCAATGGGCCTTTTCAGCATTTACAGAACTGGCAGACTATGTATATTTTAGGGCGGAAGATGAAGATTTTAGACTGGCACAAGCAGGTCTTGCAACTACCGGGACCAATGCATCCGGTATAGTGGATGTGTTTGTTGGCGATACTTATGGTTGGGAAGTCGGGACATATACATTTGATACCAATTACATCGGCAATTTGATATTTGGTATCAGTAACCATTCTATCTCAGATTCTGATTCAAAGTTCATGGTCGATATGGAAATGACAGCTGTCCCTGAACCGGCATCTTTATTTCTTTTAGGGTCCGGCCTTATTGCTATTGCAAGAATTTGGAGAAAAAAATCATAA
- a CDS encoding retention module-containing protein, whose product MAQAGIIKTITGSVSARTSDGQVRQLTAGDIVYENEIIETSAGSKLTIELNDGRTLNLAENSQIMIDETVIAAVAPQDAIVTEVQELQAALETGEEIPDEETAAGEEDEAHDYNLAYYAGEQSGGEVNSYLFGTGYGGEEEDFPNIEGEEEPEPEPEPEPEPEPEPEPEPEPEPEPEPEPEPEPEPEPEPEPEPEPEPEPEPEPEPEPEPEPEPEPEPEPEPEPESVFIVGSNPEEQGAEQFLNEEEGYYDRKEDLYLDDVENPIEDDEHTIYPANADSQGAILGQEGADTLVGDAGSISYNKNYIVVMDLSSSMADNDEQATTRLEDLQGTAQYMVDKIHAQVLSNVGGEVTVNLLPFATGLEQSLEITFKNENGTVEITSNITGIETLNNINDWINNLEIPSGLDGVFTNYQAALEGALANANSNDYNIEDYVIFLSDGSPTFPSTDPSTYADQLTALQYATESIRSIGIRMEPEDTDPITTQPINYLNDIDDTGSAANAENQNELDAVIDEIISEYNLGPAGSDEISGNDGNDLIFGDVMNTDSVFEDLENDGYDLSTIKDLPDGSGWEVFEKLEEANPDWTRDDTIRYIQENHEDLAKETILNDGTSDGDTRDGGHDVIEGGAGDDIIYGQEGDDTIDAGSGDDVVDGGSGYDTLAVTSETELDFSNVSNIERIDLNEDGENQTITLSLDQVLSMTDENNTLQITGEEIDSVTLTGVADGEWTHDGNGLFTNVADNTIQVTIETVNDGINIDVDVDNGDSFQV is encoded by the coding sequence ATGGCACAAGCCGGAATCATTAAAACAATTACAGGAAGTGTAAGCGCGCGAACTTCAGATGGTCAGGTCCGCCAGCTCACGGCCGGGGATATTGTTTATGAAAACGAAATCATTGAGACTTCAGCCGGTTCCAAACTTACCATTGAACTGAACGATGGAAGAACGCTGAACCTGGCTGAAAACAGCCAAATTATGATTGATGAAACCGTCATTGCAGCCGTTGCCCCACAGGATGCGATTGTTACAGAAGTGCAGGAACTTCAGGCTGCCCTGGAAACAGGAGAGGAAATCCCTGATGAAGAGACTGCGGCAGGCGAAGAAGATGAAGCACATGATTATAATCTTGCCTACTATGCAGGAGAGCAATCCGGTGGTGAAGTCAATAGTTATCTGTTCGGTACTGGATATGGTGGCGAAGAAGAAGATTTTCCAAACATAGAGGGTGAAGAGGAACCTGAGCCTGAGCCCGAGCCCGAACCTGAACCTGAACCTGAACCTGAACCTGAACCCGAACCTGAACCTGAACCCGAACCTGAACCCGAACCTGAACCCGAACCCGAACCCGAGCCTGAGCCTGAACCCGAGCCTGAACCCGAGCCTGAACCCGAGCCTGAACCCGAGCCTGAACCCGAGCCCGAGCCTGAACCCGAACCTGAACCTGAACCTGAACCCGAATCTGTATTTATCGTTGGATCTAACCCTGAAGAGCAGGGAGCAGAACAATTTCTGAACGAAGAAGAAGGTTATTATGATCGAAAAGAAGATCTTTATCTTGACGATGTTGAAAATCCTATCGAGGATGACGAACATACAATATATCCGGCAAACGCCGATTCGCAAGGTGCGATCCTCGGCCAGGAAGGTGCTGATACCTTAGTAGGTGACGCAGGTTCCATTTCATACAATAAAAACTACATTGTGGTAATGGATCTTTCTTCGTCAATGGCTGATAATGATGAGCAGGCAACAACTCGTCTGGAGGATCTCCAGGGCACAGCCCAATACATGGTTGATAAGATCCACGCTCAAGTCTTGAGTAACGTGGGAGGAGAGGTTACCGTCAATCTCTTACCTTTCGCCACGGGTTTAGAACAAAGCTTAGAAATCACATTTAAAAACGAAAACGGTACAGTGGAAATAACCAGTAACATTACGGGTATAGAAACGTTAAACAATATCAATGATTGGATAAATAATCTTGAGATACCATCCGGGCTTGATGGCGTTTTCACAAATTACCAGGCAGCGTTAGAAGGAGCCCTGGCAAATGCAAATTCAAATGACTACAATATCGAAGATTATGTCATATTTTTAAGTGACGGCAGTCCAACATTTCCAAGTACAGACCCGTCAACATATGCGGATCAATTAACAGCTTTACAATATGCAACAGAAAGTATCCGTTCTATCGGTATCAGAATGGAGCCTGAAGACACGGATCCGATTACAACTCAACCAATAAACTACCTAAACGATATTGATGACACCGGTTCTGCTGCAAATGCTGAAAATCAAAATGAGTTAGATGCCGTAATTGATGAAATAATATCGGAATACAATTTAGGTCCTGCCGGCAGTGATGAGATATCAGGCAACGACGGCAACGATCTTATTTTCGGCGATGTCATGAATACTGACAGTGTTTTTGAAGATCTCGAAAATGATGGATATGATCTTTCAACGATTAAAGATCTACCTGACGGGTCCGGCTGGGAAGTGTTTGAAAAGCTGGAAGAAGCAAATCCGGATTGGACCCGGGATGATACCATCCGGTATATCCAGGAGAACCACGAAGACCTTGCCAAAGAAACCATACTTAATGACGGGACATCAGACGGAGACACTCGCGACGGTGGACATGACGTCATTGAAGGCGGTGCCGGGGATGATATTATTTACGGACAGGAAGGTGACGACACAATAGATGCAGGGTCAGGAGATGATGTAGTTGACGGCGGTTCAGGGTATGACACCCTGGCTGTGACCAGTGAGACTGAACTTGATTTCAGTAACGTCAGCAATATTGAACGCATTGACCTGAATGAGGACGGTGAAAATCAGACAATTACCCTTAGCTTAGATCAAGTCTTAAGTATGACAGATGAAAATAACACGCTTCAAATTACCGGGGAAGAAATTGATTCTGTTACACTGACAGGTGTTGCCGACGGAGAATGGACCCATGACGGTAATGGCCTGTTCACCAATGTCGCTGATAACACCATCCAGGTAACCATTGAGACAGTGAATGACGGTATAAATATTGACGTGGATGTTGATAACGGGGACTCTTTTCAAGTATAA
- a CDS encoding glycoside hydrolase domain-containing protein, producing the protein MKAFRYMKVFLSFIIISANVWAQDQNQENYIYQLSQSTGRYTFWTTLPSERVFKDDVVPSDTGSGILVYAARNEFEPFQLVVNPSVSGNITVNIGEFGSGIEVQLYQVKYVTIAQSTDNLGRTGDYPDPLWPLETSASVSVTAGENTAFWFDVHVPDTTPAGDYTTHVAIGGIDIPVTLHIFNFSIPERLHPKSQMNFSHQAFLTQYGVSCCGTEYWLYVDKIKQYFIDHRLTPKSVLWSGGLTSSGAGPYIDYDCAGTLTDTDGIWGFEAPAERYIDADGLMQGKFPQSFNNGTGFPSFMAATFRNNDASADQRPATFCGQTRSAADWYTADNPNTPYNENWFQYITAIQNYLASTGYLDKAYYYFANEPQDQADYAAVAWYSRYLKAAAPDFKLMVSEEPKPEIYEHSDYVQDGQVDIWLPVLNNYDPTISHDRKKNHGEETWIYFLYGTRPPFFNPVTLDHPGIESKLTGWFLWKYRIGGIAYYSLNNWSRNPWTDPMNSNHNGDLFMLYPPSPEGTPIAYGSNNHRFVPSIRFELMRDSLEDYEYFHVMNGNSAPQVYEVNAPDAQVEKIIKGVASYTRDSGFMYNLRRWIGLYNGGEIAEIPDITPPMEHPRAVGGRANYYINFQDPNGLPATTYTEDTYDNGYTYRYLTYANHGYLQVGTQEYDQIAGFGWLDDTEHFLTGRDPWGTEQDERKITCVYDDYAHHPSVFEFDLPNGTYSVEASVGTPRKVRPHNRLVIEGVTFIDDEASEYYIVRTRDVTVSDGKLTLDIGIWDYYTMINYLDIEPVYSLSDLDRSGQVDQADLELFAGVFGSACESGAYCMGDFDGDSDVDSTDLAAFVTDFSNPE; encoded by the coding sequence ATGAAGGCATTCAGGTATATGAAGGTTTTTTTGTCTTTTATTATCATCTCCGCCAACGTATGGGCCCAAGACCAGAACCAGGAAAATTATATTTATCAACTTTCCCAGTCCACGGGTCGCTATACGTTCTGGACAACCTTGCCTTCAGAACGGGTGTTCAAGGATGATGTCGTGCCGTCAGACACCGGTTCAGGCATTCTTGTATATGCGGCAAGAAATGAGTTTGAGCCATTTCAACTCGTTGTAAATCCTTCGGTTTCCGGCAACATCACTGTAAATATCGGTGAGTTTGGCTCCGGGATTGAGGTTCAGTTATATCAGGTCAAATATGTCACCATCGCCCAGTCCACAGATAACCTTGGTAGAACCGGCGATTATCCGGACCCCTTATGGCCCTTGGAAACCAGTGCTTCTGTTTCTGTGACAGCCGGAGAAAATACGGCCTTCTGGTTCGATGTGCATGTGCCCGACACCACTCCCGCAGGAGACTACACCACCCATGTAGCAATTGGTGGGATCGACATTCCAGTCACGCTGCACATTTTTAATTTTTCCATCCCGGAAAGGTTGCATCCAAAATCCCAGATGAACTTCTCCCACCAGGCCTTTCTCACACAATACGGCGTTTCGTGCTGCGGTACCGAATACTGGCTGTATGTGGATAAAATTAAACAATACTTCATCGACCACCGTCTGACCCCTAAAAGCGTTTTGTGGTCAGGGGGGCTGACATCAAGCGGGGCAGGCCCTTACATTGATTATGACTGCGCAGGAACCTTGACAGACACCGATGGTATCTGGGGGTTTGAGGCACCGGCCGAACGGTACATCGACGCAGACGGCCTGATGCAGGGTAAATTTCCCCAAAGTTTTAACAACGGAACCGGGTTTCCATCCTTTATGGCCGCTACTTTCAGAAATAACGACGCGTCTGCCGATCAGCGACCTGCAACCTTCTGCGGGCAGACCAGAAGTGCTGCCGATTGGTACACGGCAGATAATCCGAATACGCCGTACAACGAGAACTGGTTCCAGTATATCACGGCCATCCAGAACTATTTGGCCTCAACCGGATACCTGGACAAGGCCTATTATTATTTTGCCAATGAACCCCAGGATCAGGCCGATTACGCTGCGGTCGCCTGGTACTCAAGATATCTGAAAGCTGCCGCCCCTGATTTTAAATTAATGGTTTCCGAGGAACCCAAGCCCGAAATATATGAGCATTCCGATTACGTTCAGGACGGCCAGGTGGATATCTGGTTGCCGGTTCTGAACAATTATGACCCCACCATTTCCCATGACCGCAAGAAAAATCATGGCGAAGAGACCTGGATCTATTTTCTCTACGGCACCCGTCCGCCTTTTTTTAACCCGGTTACCCTGGATCATCCCGGTATCGAAAGCAAATTAACCGGCTGGTTCCTATGGAAATACCGCATCGGCGGCATCGCTTATTATTCCTTGAATAACTGGAGCCGGAATCCCTGGACTGATCCCATGAATTCTAATCATAACGGCGACCTTTTCATGCTCTATCCGCCGTCACCGGAAGGCACTCCGATTGCTTACGGCTCAAACAATCACCGTTTTGTTCCGTCCATCCGGTTCGAGTTGATGCGCGACAGCCTTGAGGATTATGAGTATTTTCATGTCATGAACGGCAACAGCGCTCCCCAGGTCTATGAGGTCAATGCACCGGATGCCCAGGTGGAAAAAATCATCAAAGGGGTAGCCAGTTATACCCGGGACAGCGGGTTCATGTATAACCTGCGGCGTTGGATCGGACTGTATAATGGCGGAGAAATCGCCGAGATCCCCGACATCACGCCGCCCATGGAACATCCCCGCGCGGTAGGGGGGCGGGCCAATTACTATATTAATTTTCAGGACCCCAACGGCCTTCCTGCGACCACTTATACCGAAGACACCTATGATAACGGGTATACATACCGCTATCTGACATACGCGAACCATGGTTATTTGCAGGTGGGAACCCAGGAATATGATCAAATCGCCGGTTTCGGATGGCTTGATGACACCGAGCATTTCCTTACCGGGCGTGATCCCTGGGGCACAGAGCAGGATGAGCGCAAAATCACCTGTGTGTATGATGACTATGCTCACCACCCCAGTGTGTTTGAGTTCGATTTGCCCAACGGCACTTACAGTGTTGAAGCATCCGTGGGAACCCCGAGAAAGGTTCGCCCCCATAACCGTCTGGTGATTGAAGGCGTTACTTTTATAGATGACGAAGCCTCTGAGTATTATATCGTCCGCACCCGCGATGTTACGGTCAGCGACGGCAAGCTGACCCTGGATATCGGCATCTGGGACTATTACACCATGATTAACTATCTTGATATTGAACCCGTTTACTCCTTAAGTGACCTGGATCGTAGCGGACAAGTCGACCAAGCCGATCTTGAACTTTTTGCCGGCGTATTTGGATCTGCGTGTGAGTCAGGGGCATATTGCATGGGTGACTTTGACGGGGATTCGGACGTGGACAGCACCGACCTTGCAGCTTTTGTCACTGATTTCAGCAATCCGGAGTGA
- a CDS encoding HlyD family type I secretion periplasmic adaptor subunit, producing MTIDINSVEKITPQRWPVGNGKKYSRTDIEFMDSLSAAVLSDSPAKTNILLYAIALVVGSLIVWANYAQLDERTQGIGRLIPSRQIQVIQNLEGGIIKEIKVIEGDAVKKGQILVVIDSTGAGSSFEESRTMINELRARTVRLAAEAGIRSFQEGVEKEKDLAPDLLEKEKRLYDANVVRKESEIEVLKQRIKQREIELSDTRMSIGNLRTGKEMIAREMELTKPMFEKRLVSELEFLQLKQRVLDKKNEYESAVYEARSLTSKIKESRNQLQEIQSRHRSEAQEELNKALAEISRLGKNQVAIEDRVLRTNVRSPVDGTVKQLLFNTVGGVVKPGMDIVEIVPDDDKLLVEAKIRPSDIAFLYPGLKAVVKVTAYDYAIYGGLEGKVVHISADTITDDRQEQFYLVRVMTEKNYLGTEDNKKEMIAGMTAQVDIITGKKTIMQYLMKPILRAKSNALRER from the coding sequence ATGACTATTGATATCAATTCTGTTGAAAAGATCACCCCCCAAAGATGGCCTGTGGGAAACGGCAAAAAATACAGCCGGACCGATATCGAATTCATGGACAGCCTCAGTGCCGCCGTGTTATCGGACAGCCCGGCCAAAACCAATATCCTGCTGTATGCAATTGCCTTGGTGGTGGGTTCCCTTATTGTATGGGCTAATTATGCACAACTTGATGAGAGAACCCAAGGCATCGGTCGGTTGATTCCTTCCCGGCAGATCCAGGTGATTCAGAACCTTGAAGGGGGAATCATCAAAGAGATTAAGGTGATTGAAGGAGATGCCGTTAAAAAAGGCCAGATCCTTGTTGTGATTGACAGCACTGGGGCCGGCAGTTCCTTTGAAGAGAGCCGGACCATGATCAATGAGCTGCGCGCCCGCACCGTGCGGTTGGCAGCCGAAGCCGGTATTCGAAGTTTCCAAGAGGGCGTAGAAAAAGAAAAAGACCTTGCGCCGGACCTGCTCGAAAAGGAAAAAAGGCTGTATGATGCCAACGTTGTCCGTAAAGAAAGCGAGATAGAAGTCTTGAAACAGCGTATCAAACAGCGGGAGATCGAATTGTCCGATACCCGTATGTCCATAGGAAATCTGAGAACCGGCAAAGAGATGATCGCAAGGGAAATGGAACTTACCAAACCGATGTTTGAAAAGAGACTGGTATCGGAACTTGAATTTCTCCAGCTCAAGCAGAGGGTTTTGGATAAAAAAAACGAGTATGAAAGCGCGGTCTATGAGGCAAGGTCTCTAACGTCAAAAATAAAGGAAAGCCGGAATCAGCTCCAGGAAATCCAGAGCCGCCACAGATCCGAAGCCCAGGAGGAGCTGAACAAGGCCCTGGCCGAAATATCCCGGTTGGGAAAAAATCAGGTGGCCATAGAAGACCGGGTATTGCGGACAAATGTGCGTTCGCCTGTGGATGGTACGGTGAAACAACTGCTGTTTAATACCGTGGGCGGCGTGGTTAAGCCGGGAATGGATATTGTGGAAATTGTTCCCGATGATGACAAACTTTTGGTCGAAGCCAAGATAAGACCCTCTGATATTGCATTTCTTTATCCCGGGCTTAAGGCCGTGGTCAAAGTGACGGCCTATGATTATGCCATCTACGGCGGTCTTGAGGGCAAAGTGGTTCACATCAGTGCGGATACCATCACCGATGACCGGCAGGAACAATTTTATCTTGTCCGGGTCATGACTGAAAAAAATTACCTTGGCACTGAAGATAACAAAAAAGAGATGATTGCGGGAATGACGGCCCAGGTCGATATTATTACCGGCAAAAAAACCATTATGCAGTATTTGATGAAACCGATTCTCAGAGCAAAAAGCAATGCGTTGAGGGAGAGATAA